Below is a genomic region from Desulfobacter sp..
CCCTCATACCCCAGCACCTTTCCTCTGTCCCCGTATCTCACATTGGAGGTGAGCAGAATATGAAGGATATGACCGTCCCGCCGTCTCCATTTGACCTCATAATCCACCACCTGACCTTTTTTTTCAATAATCCGCTGATACTTACGGCGGTCTTCTGGCCGAAGATAAACATCCGTGGCCAGATCCAGGGATAAAAACTCGTCCTTATTCTGGTATCCCAGTATCTTGAGCAGGGCTGGATTAACATCCAAAAACCGCCCCTCTTTTGAAGAGATAAACACCCCGCAGCCCACATGGGTGAACAAGCGCTGATAACTTTCCATTGAAGACTTGAGCTTGGCCTTCTGGGCCACCTGATCAGAGATATCGCGATAAATGGAGAGCATGGACCGGGTACCGTCCTTGTTGCTCACCGGCAGTTCGGTCACATCAAAGGTTCTTTCCACAGACGGGACATACACTTCACCCCGGCAGATTTCATTTTTTTCAAATACTTCATGGTGCTTGCACCAGGCGCAGGGACGGTCAGAGCCGGTCAATACCTGGAAACATTTTTTCCCCACCCCCTGGCCAAAATAGGTGGTCATGAATTTATTCATGTACTCCACGGTATAATCTTCATTAATGATATAAATACCCTCTTCAAAGGCATCCAGGGCATCCAAAATTTTCGGGGTGTGGTCGGTCATGACAACCTCCATAAAGAAATGAAACCAATGCTCATTTTGTATCCTGTCCGCCGGAGTATTGTCAAGGCAGAGGGATTTTATGTGGCCGGCGGCTTCCCATTTAAAAAATCTTTGACCAAAGATGTGTTCGCCCCGATCATGAGTATGGCGGCCACAAAATATTCAACGACCAAATAAAAGGCTGAAAACACGGGAATGTTCAGAATTCTGTGTCACGGTTTCGGTTCCCGGATCTGCCTCAGCGCCAGCGGAAGTAAAAGTCAGGTCCGAGAATGGGCCTTCAATCAGCCACGTCGGAGGAGTTGACTTTTGCTGGAGTGGAGTTCCTGGAACCATCTTTTCCATCTGTAAATAAATCCCTATCAAATTCCCAGCTCTTTATCCAGCCGGCCTTCAAAGAAAATTGCCAACTGGGAAATTGTCAGTGACCAATTTTGAATCGGTATTGTCCATTTTTTACTGGCGTTCTGGATCCCCATGTAAAGCAGCTTTAACAGGCTGTCCTGGTTCGGGAATGATCCCTTTGTTTTGGTCAGTTTTCGAAACTGTCGATGCACAGCCTCAATGGTATTTGTGGTGTATATTATCCGTCGAATCTCTTCTGGATATTTAAAGAAATGACTGAGGCGTTCCCAGTTGTTCCGCCAGGATTTTATCACAATCGGGTATTTGTCATTCCATTTATTTTCCAAGATATCCAGTTCTTCTTCGGCCAGATCCTTATTGACCGCTTTATAAACACGTTTTAGATCTGCCATAAATTCCTTTTTATTTTTGGAACCAACGTATTTCAATGAATTTCGGATCTGGTGGACTACGCAGAGTTGAACTTCTGTGTCCGGGAATATGGTCTCAATGGCCTCGGGAAAACCTTTTAGACCATCAACACAGGCAATCAGGATATCTTTTACCCCTCGGTTTGAAAGGTCTGTTAACACCTGCAGCCAGAAGTTCGCACCCTCATTCTCGGATATGTACAGCCCAAGAACCTCTTTGCGGCCCTCGATATTCACCCCAAGAATTGTGTAAACGGCCTTGCTGCCGACCTTTCCGTTTTCTCGTACTTTATAATGTATGGCATCAAGCCATACGATTGGGTACACATTTTCCAACGGCCTGGCCTGCCATTCTTTGACGGTATGGATGATTTTATCGGTAATGGTGCTCAGAGTGGCATTTGAAATCTCAAGTCCATAGATTTCCTGTAAATGGGAAGCCATATCATTATAACTCATGCCCAGGCCGTAAAGGGCTATTATCTTTCTTTCAATTTCATCGCTGAGCGTTGTCTGATGTTTTTTGACGATCTGTGGAGAGAAGGTTCCGGCCCTGTCACGCGGGGTTTTTAGCTCAAATTTACCATCCAGGGATTTAATGGTCTTTTTGCTTTTTCCATTACGGCGGTTGGCAGAAACTTCCTGCCCGAGATGGGACTCCAACTCTCCTTCAAGAGCAGCTTCAGCAAGATTTTTGATTAATGATGTAAGGACGCCGCCCTTACCTGTGAAGGGTTTACCTTCCTGGATGCCTTTAAGGGCTTTTTGAAAATCAAATTCGGTGTTTTCTTCGGTCATGTCAGTTCTCCTTATTTAGCTGAGTATATCAGCTTTCATTCAACTGACACAGAATTTTGAACGCCCTTGAAAACACAGACAGACTGCAATTAGAAAAAAGGCCTCATAGTGGGTCACAAATAGCTGGCGTTCATTGTAAAAGGCAAAAGAGGCCAGGAACACAAGAAAAACAAGGGTCCCCTTTCTGACGGCGCTTTCTGAATTTTTTGCCACCCGAGGGGCTTGTTTTTTAACGGCCATTCCCGCTGCCATAGGCGGAATGGTGATCATGACAATCCCCAGTGAAAGATTTAGGGCATTGACCTGAGCGGCCACGGTTTCTCCCATAAAATAATGAAGGAAAAAAGGGACAAGCACCGGAATTGTGACCACCGTGATCAGGCTGTTCATTGCCGTTAAACTCACAGACAGGGCAGGATCTCCTTTGCAGATATAGCAATGCCGATAATTATTTATACATCCTGATAATTTCATCAATCGTTTCGTTTTCATTGTATTCACGGATGGTTTTTAGGGCCGCAAAATCGTGTTCAATCGGATTGAGATCCGGTGAATA
It encodes:
- a CDS encoding IS256 family transposase — protein: MTEENTEFDFQKALKGIQEGKPFTGKGGVLTSLIKNLAEAALEGELESHLGQEVSANRRNGKSKKTIKSLDGKFELKTPRDRAGTFSPQIVKKHQTTLSDEIERKIIALYGLGMSYNDMASHLQEIYGLEISNATLSTITDKIIHTVKEWQARPLENVYPIVWLDAIHYKVRENGKVGSKAVYTILGVNIEGRKEVLGLYISENEGANFWLQVLTDLSNRGVKDILIACVDGLKGFPEAIETIFPDTEVQLCVVHQIRNSLKYVGSKNKKEFMADLKRVYKAVNKDLAEEELDILENKWNDKYPIVIKSWRNNWERLSHFFKYPEEIRRIIYTTNTIEAVHRQFRKLTKTKGSFPNQDSLLKLLYMGIQNASKKWTIPIQNWSLTISQLAIFFEGRLDKELGI